A window from Candidatus Zixiibacteriota bacterium encodes these proteins:
- a CDS encoding bifunctional phosphoglucose/phosphomannose isomerase, translated as MSVKADVLLDNPAAMRNLDPSGMCDAIAGMPDQLRQATSLVAGVDWKSYKPTTPAGICLCGMGGSAIGGDLARSYWESQSPVPFVVVRTDHLPAYINRFWLVIASSYSGNTAETLTATHEARARGCSILAVTTGGQLAALASTNKWPLVKLPGGLPPRAALGYSFGPVMLSLSRWGIVADYDEHLQSLAGFLHERQYLFQPDTPLLRNPAKQHAVTLTKRIVNVYGSNPSTDVVAYRLKCQLAENSKAIAFANALPELNHNEIVGLDAQSHPGMAMAVVTLASDDDDTTAAKRRLWIERRLAGRGLPVVRLEASGRNRLERMFSLVQQGDWISYYLAIQNGQDPTPVPAINDLKTELA; from the coding sequence ATGTCCGTTAAAGCCGACGTGCTGCTGGACAATCCGGCCGCCATGCGCAACCTCGATCCGTCGGGCATGTGCGACGCCATCGCCGGCATGCCGGATCAACTTCGGCAGGCAACTTCGCTGGTCGCCGGCGTGGACTGGAAGTCTTACAAGCCGACGACCCCGGCGGGGATCTGCCTTTGCGGCATGGGCGGCTCAGCCATCGGCGGTGATTTGGCGCGTTCATACTGGGAATCGCAGTCGCCGGTTCCATTCGTCGTCGTCCGTACCGACCACCTCCCCGCCTACATCAACCGTTTCTGGCTCGTCATCGCGTCGAGTTACTCCGGTAACACAGCCGAGACCCTGACGGCGACACACGAGGCGCGGGCGCGCGGGTGCAGCATCCTTGCGGTAACCACCGGAGGGCAGTTGGCCGCCCTGGCGTCCACGAACAAGTGGCCGCTGGTGAAGTTGCCCGGCGGGCTCCCACCTCGTGCGGCGCTTGGATATTCGTTCGGTCCGGTCATGCTGTCGCTGTCGCGCTGGGGAATCGTCGCAGACTATGATGAACATCTGCAATCGCTGGCCGGCTTTCTCCATGAGCGTCAGTATCTGTTCCAGCCCGACACACCTCTCTTAAGAAATCCTGCCAAACAGCACGCCGTGACTCTGACGAAGCGGATTGTCAACGTCTACGGCAGCAATCCGTCGACCGACGTCGTTGCATACCGTCTCAAATGCCAGTTGGCCGAAAACTCCAAGGCGATCGCATTTGCGAACGCACTGCCCGAACTCAATCACAATGAAATTGTCGGCCTTGATGCGCAGAGCCATCCCGGAATGGCAATGGCCGTAGTGACGCTTGCCTCCGATGACGACGACACCACGGCCGCCAAACGGCGCCTATGGATCGAACGACGATTGGCGGGACGCGGCCTTCCGGTCGTGCGTCTTGAGGCATCCGGACGCAACCGACTCGAACGGATGTTTTCTCTGGTGCAACAGGGAGACTGGATCAGTTACTATCTGGCCATTCAAAATGGGCAGGACCCGACGCCCGTCCCCGCCATCAACGACTTGAAGACGGAGCTCGCCTGA
- the ptsP gene encoding phosphoenolpyruvate--protein phosphotransferase, which translates to MTSGRVIGNDPAPVESEAGTMTRQTGREVRWRGVAASPGIVLGPAFVYRVAQAEPPIRHLASAQESAVEVRRFDDALQSARNDLQALKRRAPAGIGSVMTKIFDAQLLILDDPSIHDDVCQVITDDQLAAESAFAQVVGRAQQTIARAGDAYLREMVNDIETIKRRVINRLLAVTDGPLHGMSEPAVLLAHTITPADILGLSHAHILALVVETGGPTSHSALVAKSMGIPAVVGVGRDVRVVRTGTRMIVDGYAGVVIVDPRENTTEFFERKRRRSHRPWPKRLDALRDQESVTRDNHRVELLANIDLSGETGLALAAGSDGVGLFRTEYLFLQKGGYPSESQQHKIYSEAAVALGGRPLTVRTFDLGSDKVHPGQPAEDNPALGVRGIRISLRNPSSLERQFRALLAATAEGPFRVMVPMITTLEEFRDVRTLWSAAKAALRAKGARYDARTPLGLMIETPSAVLLAAELAREADFLSIGTNDLLQYTMAVDRANACFTDWQHHWHPALWRQIASVVRSGHAAHIPVGVCGEMAADPLAVPALVGLRVDSLSAHPNSLPRSKSLIRSSRYQDCRSLATRVLSCATTAEIRKELEHFAKRHVR; encoded by the coding sequence ATGACATCCGGGCGCGTCATCGGAAACGATCCCGCCCCGGTTGAATCCGAAGCCGGGACGATGACCAGGCAAACAGGACGCGAAGTGCGCTGGCGCGGTGTCGCCGCGTCACCAGGGATCGTGCTCGGTCCGGCGTTCGTCTATCGCGTCGCGCAGGCCGAGCCGCCCATCCGTCATCTGGCATCCGCACAAGAGTCTGCAGTCGAAGTGCGCCGTTTCGACGACGCGCTGCAGTCGGCGCGCAACGACCTGCAGGCCCTCAAGAGACGCGCACCGGCGGGTATCGGCTCGGTGATGACGAAGATCTTCGATGCGCAGCTTCTCATTCTCGATGATCCGTCCATCCATGACGATGTTTGTCAGGTCATCACCGACGATCAGTTGGCCGCCGAGTCGGCCTTCGCACAAGTGGTGGGGAGGGCTCAACAGACGATCGCACGTGCCGGTGACGCCTATCTGCGCGAGATGGTCAATGACATCGAAACAATTAAGCGACGCGTCATCAACCGGCTGTTGGCGGTGACCGACGGGCCGTTGCACGGAATGAGCGAACCGGCCGTGCTGCTGGCCCACACGATCACGCCCGCTGACATTCTCGGGCTGAGTCATGCCCACATTCTCGCGCTGGTTGTGGAGACCGGCGGCCCGACCTCGCATTCGGCTCTGGTGGCCAAGTCGATGGGCATTCCCGCCGTCGTGGGCGTCGGACGCGATGTTCGCGTGGTCCGTACGGGGACGCGCATGATCGTCGACGGATACGCGGGCGTCGTGATCGTCGACCCGCGCGAGAACACCACCGAATTCTTCGAACGCAAGCGGCGTCGCTCGCACCGGCCATGGCCGAAGCGACTCGACGCGTTACGCGATCAAGAGTCGGTCACGCGCGACAATCATCGGGTCGAATTGCTGGCCAACATCGATCTCTCGGGAGAGACAGGGCTGGCGCTGGCCGCCGGCAGCGACGGGGTCGGTCTCTTCCGCACCGAGTACTTGTTCCTGCAGAAGGGCGGCTACCCATCGGAGTCGCAGCAACACAAGATTTACAGCGAAGCGGCCGTTGCGCTCGGCGGGCGCCCATTGACCGTGCGCACATTCGATCTTGGGTCCGACAAAGTCCATCCCGGTCAGCCCGCCGAGGACAATCCGGCGCTGGGCGTGCGCGGCATTCGTATTTCATTGCGCAATCCATCGTCGCTCGAGCGCCAATTCCGGGCACTGCTGGCCGCGACCGCCGAAGGGCCGTTCCGCGTGATGGTCCCGATGATTACGACGCTCGAAGAGTTTCGCGATGTCAGGACGCTGTGGTCAGCGGCGAAGGCGGCGCTGCGTGCCAAGGGCGCCCGCTACGATGCCAGGACCCCCCTGGGACTGATGATTGAAACGCCGTCGGCGGTGCTGCTGGCGGCCGAACTCGCGCGCGAGGCCGACTTTCTGTCCATCGGCACCAACGATTTGCTGCAGTACACCATGGCCGTCGATCGCGCCAACGCCTGTTTCACCGACTGGCAGCACCATTGGCATCCGGCGCTGTGGCGACAGATTGCATCGGTTGTCAGGTCGGGACATGCGGCACACATTCCGGTCGGTGTTTGCGGCGAGATGGCGGCTGACCCATTGGCCGTGCCCGCATTGGTCGGGTTGCGCGTGGACTCACTGTCGGCGCATCCCAACTCGCTGCCGCGCTCCAAATCGCTCATTCGCAGCAGTCGATACCAGGATTGCCGGAGTTTGGCCACGCGCGTACTCTCCTGCGCGACTACTGCGGAGATTCGCAAGGAGTTGGAGCATTTCGCCAAACGTCATGTCCGTTAA
- the hpt gene encoding hypoxanthine phosphoribosyltransferase: MSESAVSTLPDNLTVLYSAEQIRDRIMQLAGEITADFAGDTPVLIGMLKGSYMFVADLSRALPIPHHVDFMAVAAYGAGTTAGNLRLLKDLNVNITGRAVIIVDDIVDTGATLNHIRLILEARQPKRLAVVTLLDKKVRRRSDVPIDYVGFEIGEGFVVGYGLDLAERYRHLPYIAQIDPSKGEETR, encoded by the coding sequence ATGAGCGAATCCGCCGTATCGACGTTGCCGGACAATCTGACCGTCCTGTATTCCGCCGAACAGATCCGCGACCGTATCATGCAATTGGCGGGTGAGATCACCGCCGATTTCGCCGGAGATACGCCCGTCCTGATCGGCATGCTCAAGGGCAGCTACATGTTCGTCGCCGATTTAAGTCGTGCGCTGCCGATTCCGCATCATGTCGATTTCATGGCCGTGGCCGCCTACGGCGCCGGGACCACCGCCGGCAATCTGAGACTTTTGAAGGATTTGAACGTAAACATAACGGGGCGCGCAGTCATCATTGTCGATGACATCGTCGACACTGGGGCGACGCTGAACCATATACGGCTCATTCTCGAAGCGCGGCAGCCGAAGCGACTGGCGGTGGTGACATTGCTGGACAAGAAGGTGCGTCGACGCAGCGATGTGCCGATAGACTATGTAGGATTCGAAATCGGCGAAGGATTTGTCGTGGGATACGGACTGGATTTGGCCGAACGGTACCGGCATCTGCCCTACATTGCACAGATCGACCCGTCCAAAGGGGAGGAGACTCGATAA
- the dprA gene encoding DNA-processing protein DprA, which produces MGLQRDDLLPTAADTERIPAEAEYWLALSRLPGMGRISFLKLIGVYHSARAAWDEIDSSWIASGAVRSTFDSSGSRSTALAWGKDQIDKLAKSNWTMTALGDPRYPASISSITHPPPYLFVRGQCETDRALGVVGSRSATEYGVRITRQLVGEIAAAGIVIVSGFAQGIDTVAHTTALEASGQTIAVWGCGPDVIYPSENRALAERIVAQGMLVTEFPFGAAPERHHFPIRNRLIAALSDGVLVTQARARSGALLTAEHAVEQGKNVYAIPGEIGRDQFVGSHELLKQGARIVTSADDILSDFELSRAPGINKRATMPMPTLTDIEKRVYDGLGTSACPIDRLAVSLNLPAGECARVLVGLELKGVITRSAGGVVARAL; this is translated from the coding sequence ATGGGTCTTCAACGCGACGACTTGCTGCCGACCGCGGCAGACACGGAACGGATTCCCGCCGAAGCCGAATACTGGTTGGCGCTGTCGCGGTTGCCGGGAATGGGGCGCATCTCGTTTTTGAAGCTGATCGGCGTTTACCATTCAGCGCGTGCCGCATGGGACGAGATCGATTCGTCCTGGATTGCCAGCGGCGCGGTCCGATCGACCTTTGATTCCTCCGGTTCGCGCTCGACCGCGTTAGCATGGGGCAAGGATCAGATCGACAAATTGGCGAAGTCGAACTGGACAATGACTGCATTGGGCGATCCGCGCTACCCGGCTTCGATATCTTCGATTACTCACCCGCCCCCGTATCTCTTTGTGCGCGGCCAGTGCGAGACGGATCGCGCGTTGGGAGTTGTCGGTTCACGGAGTGCGACCGAATACGGGGTCCGTATCACCCGTCAACTGGTCGGCGAGATTGCCGCCGCCGGTATCGTGATCGTTTCCGGATTCGCGCAGGGAATCGACACAGTGGCACACACAACCGCGCTGGAAGCGAGCGGACAAACGATCGCGGTGTGGGGATGTGGTCCCGATGTGATCTATCCGTCGGAAAACCGCGCGCTCGCCGAGCGGATCGTCGCCCAAGGCATGCTGGTCACCGAATTCCCCTTTGGCGCCGCGCCGGAGCGTCACCACTTCCCCATTCGCAACCGGCTGATCGCGGCCCTGAGCGACGGTGTGCTCGTGACTCAGGCCCGGGCACGCTCCGGCGCGCTGCTGACGGCCGAACACGCGGTGGAACAGGGAAAGAACGTATACGCGATTCCCGGTGAGATCGGGCGCGACCAGTTTGTCGGATCGCACGAACTCCTCAAACAGGGCGCGCGCATCGTCACATCGGCCGACGACATTCTCTCTGATTTTGAACTATCGCGGGCGCCGGGCATCAACAAACGCGCGACAATGCCCATGCCGACACTGACCGACATCGAGAAGCGTGTCTACGACGGACTGGGAACATCCGCTTGCCCCATTGATCGGCTGGCGGTTTCTTTGAATCTGCCCGCGGGCGAGTGTGCCCGTGTGCTGGTCGGCCTGGAACTCAAAGGAGTCATAACCCGTTCGGCGGGCGGAGTCGTCGCCCGCGCCCTCTGA
- the folP gene encoding dihydropteroate synthase, with amino-acid sequence MPFIMGVINVTPDSFSDGGRYYRAPDAVAHARRLIDEGADVLDIGGESTRPGSDPVSPEEQIRRIGSVIRQVRSFWNGPISIDTTRSQVADAAIAAGADWINDISAMRDDPAMAEVARRNSCTVVLMHSQGRPKTMQAAPRYDDAVVEVAEFLSSRAELAIAAGIPAERIILDPGIGFGKSYDHNLALMTHLDVICSLGYPVLIGVSRKSFIGQITGAELPDRLEGSLVAVVAAARLGASIVRVHDVAATKRALQTAGALGLLSQPGSGPSSPQ; translated from the coding sequence TTGCCGTTCATCATGGGGGTGATCAATGTTACGCCCGACTCGTTTTCAGATGGCGGCCGGTATTATCGAGCTCCCGATGCGGTTGCTCACGCGCGCAGACTGATCGACGAGGGTGCCGATGTCCTCGATATCGGCGGCGAATCGACCCGCCCCGGCTCCGACCCGGTCTCTCCCGAAGAGCAAATACGGCGCATCGGCAGTGTGATTCGACAGGTACGATCGTTCTGGAACGGCCCAATCTCCATCGACACGACCCGTAGCCAGGTTGCCGATGCGGCCATCGCGGCGGGCGCCGATTGGATCAATGACATCTCCGCGATGCGGGATGATCCGGCAATGGCCGAAGTCGCCAGGCGCAATTCGTGCACGGTCGTCCTCATGCACAGCCAGGGCAGGCCGAAGACGATGCAGGCGGCGCCTCGCTATGACGATGCCGTTGTCGAGGTCGCGGAGTTTCTCAGTTCGCGGGCAGAACTGGCCATCGCCGCCGGTATTCCGGCTGAGCGCATCATTCTCGATCCCGGAATCGGCTTCGGAAAGTCATATGACCACAATCTTGCGTTGATGACGCATCTGGATGTGATCTGCTCGCTCGGTTATCCGGTTCTCATCGGCGTATCGCGCAAGTCATTCATTGGCCAGATCACTGGAGCCGAACTGCCCGACCGCCTGGAAGGATCCTTGGTGGCAGTTGTAGCGGCGGCACGGCTCGGTGCGTCCATCGTCCGAGTCCACGATGTCGCCGCAACGAAACGCGCTCTGCAGACAGCCGGCGCCCTCGGCTTGCTGTCGCAGCCCGGATCGGGGCCATCGTCTCCGCAGTGA
- a CDS encoding DUF6754 domain-containing protein, translated as MHAGIIQNGRLNAFIFLLVFSVAILWFIRRVTSGEKLYVRPLPGLNAIDEAVGRATEMGRVVLFIPGTGDLDNIQTIAGLSILGRVAHLTARYQTPLRVPVLYPMPMAAAQETVRQAYLDEGQSDRVHPETVQYIAGDSFSYSARIGGMMVREKPAAAIYMGQFAAESLLMAEMGQVAGAIQIAGTAEPEQMPFFIAACDYTLLGEELYAADAYLSGRPSLLGSLRGQDIVKLLIVIVVIAGALSVSLGIGHDFWENILSAK; from the coding sequence TTGCACGCGGGCATCATCCAGAACGGGCGTCTCAATGCGTTTATCTTCCTGCTGGTCTTCTCGGTCGCGATTCTATGGTTCATTCGCCGTGTGACGAGCGGCGAGAAACTCTACGTGCGACCGTTGCCAGGGCTCAACGCCATTGACGAGGCGGTCGGCCGCGCGACCGAGATGGGACGGGTCGTGCTGTTCATACCGGGAACCGGTGATTTAGACAACATTCAGACCATCGCCGGCCTGTCGATCCTGGGACGAGTCGCGCACCTGACCGCGCGATATCAGACACCGTTGCGCGTCCCGGTTTTGTATCCCATGCCGATGGCTGCGGCTCAGGAAACTGTGCGTCAGGCCTATCTCGACGAAGGCCAGTCCGATCGCGTACATCCCGAAACCGTGCAGTACATCGCCGGTGACTCGTTTTCCTATTCGGCGCGCATCGGCGGAATGATGGTACGGGAGAAACCGGCGGCGGCGATTTACATGGGGCAGTTTGCGGCCGAGTCGCTGCTGATGGCGGAAATGGGGCAGGTGGCGGGAGCAATCCAGATCGCCGGCACCGCCGAACCCGAACAGATGCCGTTTTTTATCGCAGCGTGCGACTACACCCTGCTCGGCGAAGAACTCTATGCCGCCGACGCGTATCTGTCGGGACGGCCATCGCTGTTGGGCAGTCTCCGCGGTCAGGACATCGTCAAGCTGCTGATCGTCATTGTGGTCATCGCCGGCGCACTCTCGGTGAGCCTCGGAATCGGCCACGATTTTTGGGAGAACATTCTCAGCGCGAAGTGA
- the obgE gene encoding GTPase ObgE, with protein sequence MTFVDEVKLRISAGHGGAGCVSFRREKFVPKGGPDGGDGGKGGDVIAEVDTNLGTLLDLRYKTHIKARSGAHGSSGLKTGEGGADALIPVPPGTLIYDVEQERLLGELLHAGDRVVVAAGGLGGHGNAYYKTATNRAPRKAQSGLPGESRLLRIELQLIADVGLVGFPNAGKSSLLRAISAAAPKVASYPFTTLTPHLGVVNRPEYRTYTVADLPGLIDGAHEGRGLGFRFLRHIQRTSVLLLIVDLTSDSPSEDLSHLLSELSAYDPLLLERPRLIALNKVDLMADDPDRDEFSYADVLISAMTGEGIENLLVLLDHMLASTAPTKTPQIGAPLTD encoded by the coding sequence ATGACCTTTGTCGATGAAGTCAAGCTGCGAATCAGTGCCGGTCATGGTGGCGCCGGGTGTGTCAGTTTCCGTCGCGAAAAGTTTGTACCCAAGGGAGGGCCAGACGGCGGTGACGGCGGCAAGGGCGGCGATGTAATCGCCGAAGTCGACACCAACCTCGGGACGCTCCTCGATTTGCGGTACAAGACACACATTAAAGCCCGTTCCGGTGCACACGGGTCCAGCGGCTTGAAAACCGGGGAAGGCGGCGCTGATGCCCTGATCCCGGTGCCGCCGGGGACATTGATTTACGATGTCGAACAAGAGCGGCTGCTCGGTGAATTGTTGCACGCGGGTGACCGGGTGGTGGTCGCCGCAGGCGGCTTGGGCGGACACGGTAATGCCTACTACAAGACGGCCACCAACCGAGCCCCTCGCAAGGCGCAATCGGGCCTGCCGGGTGAGTCGCGGCTCCTGCGGATTGAACTGCAATTGATCGCCGATGTCGGGCTGGTCGGCTTTCCCAATGCCGGAAAGTCAAGTCTCCTGCGGGCGATCTCAGCCGCCGCGCCGAAGGTCGCGTCGTACCCGTTTACCACGTTGACGCCGCATCTGGGTGTCGTCAACCGTCCCGAGTATCGTACCTACACGGTCGCCGATCTGCCGGGGCTGATCGACGGCGCGCACGAAGGACGCGGCCTGGGCTTTCGCTTCCTGCGGCACATCCAGAGGACGAGCGTATTGTTGCTGATTGTCGATCTGACATCCGACTCGCCCTCAGAAGACCTCAGCCACCTGTTGTCGGAGTTGTCCGCCTACGATCCGCTGCTGTTAGAGCGGCCGCGGTTGATCGCGCTCAACAAAGTCGACCTGATGGCGGACGACCCAGATCGTGATGAATTCTCTTATGCCGATGTGTTGATTTCGGCGATGACGGGCGAAGGAATCGAGAACTTGCTGGTTCTGCTGGACCACATGCTCGCATCAACGGCTCCAACGAAGACGCCGCAGATCGGCGCGCCGCTGACGGATTAG
- the cdaA gene encoding diadenylate cyclase CdaA: MFRIGFLQFGLVDLIDVLVVAFIFYRLLVLMKGTRSAQIVAGLVLVGIVSFLAYWFQLEGLKWLFTNLATVGFIVLVVVFQPELRGALAQIGHSRMLRPLFGARQQATLDEMVRAAIRLAELGWGGLMVIQGSIGLRNIAATGKELNARLSSETLVTIFTPHSPLHDGAVLVEEDVILAAACTLPLTFNEEYADLYGMRHKAAIGITEDSDAVAVVVSEETHGISLTHRGRLYRNIEPTHLKENIETLLSR, encoded by the coding sequence TTGTTTCGCATCGGATTTCTGCAATTCGGCCTCGTCGATTTAATTGACGTCCTGGTCGTGGCGTTCATATTCTATCGTCTCTTGGTGCTCATGAAAGGCACGCGCTCGGCACAGATTGTCGCCGGGCTGGTACTGGTGGGGATCGTCTCGTTCCTCGCCTACTGGTTCCAACTGGAGGGCCTCAAGTGGCTCTTCACCAATCTGGCAACGGTCGGCTTCATCGTCCTGGTCGTTGTGTTTCAGCCCGAATTGCGCGGCGCCCTGGCGCAGATCGGGCATTCCCGCATGTTGCGTCCGTTGTTCGGCGCTCGTCAGCAGGCAACTCTCGATGAGATGGTACGGGCAGCCATCCGTCTGGCGGAACTTGGCTGGGGCGGGCTGATGGTGATTCAGGGAAGTATCGGACTGCGTAACATTGCGGCCACCGGCAAGGAGTTGAACGCGCGTCTCTCTTCGGAAACATTGGTCACCATCTTCACGCCCCATTCACCGCTGCACGATGGTGCGGTCTTAGTCGAGGAAGATGTCATCCTCGCGGCGGCCTGTACGCTTCCGTTGACATTCAATGAAGAATACGCCGACCTGTACGGCATGCGGCACAAGGCCGCCATCGGCATCACGGAAGACTCCGACGCGGTCGCTGTCGTCGTGTCCGAAGAAACGCACGGGATTTCCCTGACGCATCGCGGCCGTCTCTACCGTAACATCGAGCCGACGCATCTGAAAGAGAACATTGAGACGCTGTTAAGCCGCTGA
- the ftsH gene encoding ATP-dependent zinc metalloprotease FtsH, with translation MPRPPRSPDDPDGKAQFPWKRSSRTLIFWVALITLSALLVNYYSFGRDQSTEVTYTEFVEQLDSDNVQSVTVIDRRLKGRFKVDVLKSVNGKSRKVHDFEVLLPTRDAENILARLEAKGVVIAAQEEGVNWTTVLLGFAPWLLLLVFFWLFMFRQMQSGPRGIFSFGKSRARLLSEDRPKVTFHDVAGAEEAKEELQEVIEFLRDPGKFQKLGGKIPKGVLLLGPPGTGKTLLARAVAGEAAVPFFSMSGSDFVEMFVGVGASRVRDLFEQGKRSAPCIIFIDEIDAVGRHRGAGLGGGHDEREQTLNQLLVEMDGFESNEGVILLAATNRPDVLDPALLRPGRFDRQVVVDAPDVRGREGILRVHTRRVALGGEVDLKILARGTPGLSGADIANLVNEAALLAARRDRDKVTMADFEDAKDKVMMGTERRSLVITEEEKKTTAYHEAGHALVGKLLPDADPVHKVTIIPRGMALGVTHFLPIDERHTHSREYLEARLVYTMGGRIAERLVFNRLTTGAGNDLERATALAHKMVCEWGMSEKLGPMTFGKKQEEIFLGREIARHRDFSERTAQLIDEEIHRILHAAEQKAHKLLSEHLDHLHSIAGALLERESLDGEDIDVLLRGEPLPPIPVAQPEPVAKQEPAVAARSRESERAKRLDQLGDVAPGASPA, from the coding sequence ATGCCGCGCCCACCTCGATCACCGGATGATCCCGATGGTAAGGCACAGTTTCCGTGGAAACGGTCATCGCGCACCCTGATTTTCTGGGTCGCGCTGATCACCCTGTCGGCGCTGCTGGTGAACTACTACAGCTTCGGACGCGATCAGAGCACCGAAGTCACCTACACCGAGTTTGTCGAGCAACTGGACTCCGACAATGTGCAGTCCGTCACCGTGATCGACCGCCGTCTGAAGGGACGATTCAAAGTCGACGTGCTCAAGAGCGTCAACGGCAAGAGCCGCAAAGTTCACGACTTTGAGGTGTTGCTGCCGACCAGGGACGCAGAGAACATTCTCGCCCGACTGGAAGCCAAAGGCGTCGTCATCGCCGCTCAGGAGGAAGGGGTCAACTGGACCACGGTCCTGCTGGGGTTTGCACCGTGGCTCTTGTTGCTGGTGTTCTTCTGGTTGTTCATGTTTCGGCAGATGCAGTCGGGACCGCGCGGCATCTTCTCGTTCGGCAAAAGCCGCGCGCGATTGCTGTCTGAAGACCGTCCCAAAGTGACATTCCATGATGTTGCCGGGGCCGAAGAAGCCAAAGAAGAGTTGCAGGAAGTCATCGAGTTCCTGCGTGACCCCGGCAAATTCCAAAAACTTGGCGGCAAGATTCCCAAGGGTGTCCTGCTTCTCGGTCCTCCGGGCACGGGAAAGACATTGCTGGCGCGCGCAGTCGCCGGTGAGGCGGCGGTACCGTTTTTCTCGATGAGCGGCTCGGATTTCGTCGAGATGTTCGTCGGCGTCGGCGCCTCACGCGTGCGCGACTTGTTTGAGCAGGGGAAACGCTCCGCGCCGTGCATCATCTTCATCGACGAAATCGACGCCGTCGGCCGTCACCGTGGCGCCGGCCTGGGCGGCGGGCACGATGAACGCGAACAGACGCTCAACCAGCTCCTGGTGGAGATGGACGGGTTTGAGTCCAACGAAGGCGTCATCCTGTTGGCGGCGACGAACCGCCCCGATGTCCTCGATCCGGCGCTCTTGCGTCCGGGACGCTTCGACCGGCAGGTGGTCGTCGATGCTCCCGATGTGCGGGGGCGCGAGGGTATCCTGCGGGTCCACACACGCAGGGTCGCGCTCGGCGGCGAAGTCGACCTGAAAATCCTGGCGCGTGGGACGCCCGGATTATCGGGTGCCGATATCGCCAATCTGGTCAACGAGGCGGCGCTGCTGGCGGCACGCCGCGACCGCGACAAAGTCACCATGGCCGACTTTGAGGACGCCAAGGACAAAGTGATGATGGGCACCGAGCGCCGCTCGCTGGTCATCACCGAAGAAGAGAAAAAGACGACCGCCTATCACGAGGCGGGTCACGCCTTGGTCGGCAAACTCCTTCCCGATGCCGATCCGGTGCACAAAGTCACGATCATTCCACGCGGAATGGCGCTGGGCGTTACGCACTTTCTGCCCATCGACGAGCGGCACACGCACTCACGCGAATACCTTGAAGCGCGCCTGGTGTATACGATGGGCGGACGCATTGCCGAGCGGCTCGTCTTTAACCGGTTGACAACCGGCGCCGGAAACGACCTCGAACGTGCCACCGCGCTCGCGCACAAGATGGTCTGCGAATGGGGCATGTCCGAGAAGCTCGGGCCGATGACCTTCGGCAAAAAACAGGAGGAGATCTTCCTCGGCCGCGAGATTGCCCGGCATCGCGACTTCTCCGAACGGACCGCACAACTGATTGACGAGGAGATTCACCGTATACTACACGCCGCCGAGCAAAAGGCACACAAGCTCCTCTCGGAACACCTCGACCACCTGCACTCCATTGCCGGCGCCCTTCTGGAACGTGAATCACTCGACGGGGAAGACATCGACGTCCTCCTCCGGGGCGAACCGCTGCCGCCGATCCCTGTCGCTCAGCCCGAACCCGTGGCCAAACAGGAGCCCGCGGTCGCCGCGCGCAGCCGTGAGTCCGAACGCGCCAAACGTCTCGATCAACTGGGCGATGTGGCGCCCGGGGCATCTCCGGCATAA
- a CDS encoding HPr family phosphocarrier protein gives MTADANVTERQVTVSNPLGVHARPAAMIVQTATRFQSEIWLIKDGRKVNGKSMLGVMTLAAEMGAIVTIGAEGPDEAKAVDAIVRVFDKRFDER, from the coding sequence ATGACGGCGGACGCCAACGTGACGGAGCGCCAGGTGACCGTCTCCAACCCGCTGGGAGTTCATGCCCGTCCGGCGGCCATGATCGTGCAGACCGCTACCAGGTTTCAGTCGGAGATCTGGCTCATCAAGGATGGACGCAAAGTCAACGGCAAGAGTATGCTGGGCGTGATGACGCTGGCGGCGGAGATGGGCGCGATCGTGACCATCGGGGCTGAGGGTCCTGATGAGGCCAAAGCGGTGGACGCGATCGTGCGCGTGTTTGATAAACGCTTCGACGAGCGCTGA